The nucleotide sequence TCTGTACCAGCAGCCATCCATTTGTTGTGCCAGATGGCTTCATCACCGTTGATTTCTACATTGTCTTTTCTAGCGGCGAGTTCACGGTCATAATCATTGGCCTTAACCACAATTTTACCATTTTCCTTGAACCTTCTAGCGGTTTCCTTAACAACAGCAAAAGCCTTGGGAAGCACTTTTTCTAGTACTACTTCCAAGGCCTCGTTACGATCTTTTTCTATCCCATCAATTTGGTTGAAAAGGGCATCCTTTTCATGAACCTTATCTGGAGCCAAAGCATCAATTTCTGTTTTCAAAGAAGCAATGTTGTCATCGAAGGATTTTAACTCCGAATTGATCACTTCTTTGATCTCGATGGTTTTTGCCCTTAATTCTTCGTCAGTAATGGATGAGAGCTGCTTGAATTCAGCATTGATCTTATCCACTATTGGGAGCAATTCTTTTATATCACGATCTGACTTGGTTCCGAAGATTTTGGCCAGACCTTTAGCAATAGCGTCTAACATATTATATTGAAAATTGTAATAGCGTTTAAAATTACTTTCTTTTTGTTACAATCGGTAGTTTTTACCCGGCAATCAGGGATAAATTTGGATTGCGGTATTGGCTTATATTTTTACCTTTCCGCTGAAGACCTGCTCAGCGGGGCCAATTAATAAAATATCCTTGAAGCTGCCATCGGAGGAAGCCGTAAATTTGACGGCCAGATTGCCTCCCAAGGATTTGATTCGAACATGGTTGAGTTTGTTTTGCTGCCCGTACACCAAAGCACAAGCAGTCACTCCAGTGCCACAGGAAAGGGTTTCATTTTCAACTCCACGTTCATAAGTTCTTACGAAAATTTCATCTTCAGAGATTGGAGAAATAAAATTCACATTAGTACCATCAGGCTGGTAGGTTTTACTGTACCTGATTTCTGCTCCAGAATCCACAACCGGATAGGATGCCACATCGCTTACAAAACGAACATGGTGGGGCGAGCCAGTATTGACAAAATAATCCTGCTCAACTTTTGAGAGCTGATTTACCTCACTCATACCCAATTCTACCAAGCCATCAGCAATTCGTGCTTCATGTGGCCCATCTATGGCAAGGAATTTGGTGTGTTCTTCCACGATGCCCAAGAATTTTGAAAAGGCTACTGCACACCTGGCTCCGTTGCCACACATGCTTTGAGAGCCATCGGAGTTAAAGTATACCATTTCGAAATCAAAGCCTTTTTTGTTTCGGATTAGGATAAGACCATCTGCACCTATTCCGAATTTTCGGTCACAAAGCTGTCTGACCAGCTCAAGGTTTTGGGCATCAAATTGCTCTGATCGATCATCGATCATGACAAAGTCATTACCTGTTCCTTGATATTTATAAAATGATATTTCCATATCCTTGTTTGAAGTATTTTAAAGTAAAATGACGGTTCAAAAACCAATCCATTCTAATATAGAATTACAAACATAACCAACTTGTCATTAATTCGGACGCAATGTCCGAATAATGGTTTTATTTTAAAAGTGAAATACTTAACTTGCTTGGATTCAATAATGGAATTATTGAGAAGAATAACCTAGAGTGTTAATCTATTTTCGAAATAAAATTTTATGTGTAATGAAAAAAGTTTCATTTAATCCTTCTAGAAGGACTTTTATAACACAAAGTACTAAGGCCACTTTGGCAGTGGGCATAGGAAGTAGTGCTATAGGATCTGC is from Echinicola marina and encodes:
- the dapF gene encoding diaminopimelate epimerase, which gives rise to MEISFYKYQGTGNDFVMIDDRSEQFDAQNLELVRQLCDRKFGIGADGLILIRNKKGFDFEMVYFNSDGSQSMCGNGARCAVAFSKFLGIVEEHTKFLAIDGPHEARIADGLVELGMSEVNQLSKVEQDYFVNTGSPHHVRFVSDVASYPVVDSGAEIRYSKTYQPDGTNVNFISPISEDEIFVRTYERGVENETLSCGTGVTACALVYGQQNKLNHVRIKSLGGNLAVKFTASSDGSFKDILLIGPAEQVFSGKVKI